The region TTGGAAAATATTTTGACCCGATTTATGGAGGCCTCCGAGAAAAGGCATGATTAAACTAATGCAGTGCTAAAGGAACACATGAAAATGATGAAAGAACAGCACACAATGATGATTGACCAGCAAGCCTCATTAAGAAATCATCAAACATCAATTCATAATCTAGAAGTACAACTTGGTCAACTAACTACTTTTGTGAGCAACAAATTATCCTCACAATTTCCCGAAAAGAATGCTCAATCCTATGTTATGATGATTGATACTGAAGAAGAGGCCATCTTTGAGTTTTTAGAAGCAATAAAGGAGGAGCCAAATCCATCCAGACCAAAGTCGAAGAAGTCGAAGCTCGAAAACAAAATTGTTGTTGAAACACcagactcacgtcgtgagccctCCATGCTCACGATGTTGGCTAGGTCTGAACAGAAAAATTCAAAATCCATTCTGGCTTACCGACCACCTTTGCCGTTTCCGTCTCGAGCACATCTCAGTCTACTGGAAAGGGAACATCTGGAGTTTATTCAGAAAATAAAGGGTATTCCTATTAATACCCCTTTTATCGATTCACTTTCAAAAATTATAGAATACACGAAGTTCCTACAAGATCTTATAGACAATCGTCAACAATTAAAGAAGAAATCTAAAGTAATTCTTAGTGAACAAAGTTCAAGAGCTGTATTGGGAGAGAtacctaagaagatgggagatcctgaacgcctcactcttccatgtgagtttggaaACAACTTGAAGACTTATGCCTTAGCCGATTCTGGGGCCAGCATAAATTTGATGCCATATTCATTCTATCAAAAGCTGAATATTCAGAAAACGAAGGCTACAAATATGACCATCCACATGGCCAATCGTTCGGTGACTCACTCGAGGGGAATTGTAGAAGACATCCTTGTTAAAATTGGGAAATTTGTTTTCCCAGTTGACTTTATGATTATGGATATAAAGGAGGATGTTAATGTCCAAATTATTCTTGCTCGCCCTCTACTTAATACTACTAGAGCTTTAGTTGATGTTCGTGAATCCAAGCTTACATTGAGGGTTGGTGATGATGAGGAGACTTTTGGAATACAAGATGGTTTTCAAGGAGAAGATGTAAAAGGTGAGGTGTTTAATATGGATGAAGATAATGATCTTGAAGAATTGGAGAATCTCATGGAGGAAGAAATCAAGACAATTCATCAAGTCAAACGCACCAAACCGAGAGCATCCGTCCCGTTCTTCGTTGAAGTCATTACCCACACAAAACCAACAACTTTGATGAGTGAGGAAAGCGATGAATTGTCGATTGATGAAGACGAGGCTACTTCTAAGGATACAAGTTCATTGGTGAAGAAAGAAAAGATTCCTAGGGAGCTTAATAAAAGCGAAGAAAAACTGGAGACTAAAGGGATCAAACGCAAGCTCGATGGAGACGAGACCAAAGCTAaaaaggagaattcaaagaaggcgtaCATTCGATGTGTCCAAGCTTACAAGAGGCAATGGAAAGAATATAAAATTTAGGTGGTGATGGACTCCTCTGATAGCTCAATGTAGGAGGCACGAAGTCCGGCTCACGACTCcatcaaaaagaagcgcttctcgggaggcaacccgagctcGATTTGCATTTTCTCTTCTTTTCGTTTTAGTTtttgaatttttagtttttagaaaTATTAATTGTCTCATCATCTAATAATCCTATGAATGGTAAAAATCAAGTGTGGGGGTTCTTAGAATTAAatagttttcaaaatttaaagttTTAATAATAATGAAATTAATTTTTCAAACCAGAagcgagctcacgacgtgagagttaACGGCTCACGACATGAGTCTCGACTGATATACAAATCGAAATACTTTAATGATCAGCCCACCATAGTTGATCAACTCATTTAGAATAATCCAGTAAGTATATTAGTCCATTTCCGCTTGGTTAACCAGCCCAATTATTTTAGTCCACAAATAGCCAATGACGTGAGGTCCTtatcctcacgacgtgagacgaCAAACGCAGGACCACTTGAATAAAGAAATGAGATTCACTTTTGACCCACCATTTCTTATTCCTTCATCACCGACAGCTCTTGGTCCCCCACTCAAGATCGTTTTCATGTAAAATTTTCTATATTCCACTCTTTTGTTTACGTTAACATCAAGAAACGGTACGTTAATCCgacttttaatgttttaattttgacTTGTGTGGTTTGTTTAGGGGTTAGGGTTTGTAGTTAACTGAATGACAAAATCAATATCCTAATAGGTGAAATCTTGACTGCATGTGAGTTAAATTGACTTAGTATCCCATTGGAATGAAACCCCAATGTAGTAATTGTCCCGATTTATGAACTGACTTGACCAATTTCTGCTGCTAGTGACGAACTCACAACGTGAGCCTTATTGCTCACGATGTGAGACCTATGCACTTTGCTTTATGCTTgctgttaattgtttaacttgtGGAGTTTTTTCCTGGTTTCTTTATTTTTGTAGGAAATGGCTTCAAGAGGATCCAATGAACAATTTTAAGGGCATGTGTCATCTCGCCACATGTTATACCGCCTTCCCGTTGACATGCCAATTCAAGTTTTAACCAACTTCACAAACAAATTAGGATGGCTGCATAACATGGACTTTGCAGTTTCTCCAAGAATTGATTGGGCTAGATTTGAGGAGGTTGGATTGATGGAGAGGATGGCTCCATTTTTGACACAACATTTTTCTATGGATAACTTTTCTTTCACTTGTAACGGGTGGAGAAATTTGTTTGTAATCAGTGAGCCTGTATATCAAGAACTTTGTGTGGAGTTTTTACCTTCTATTTCTTTTGAAGCCGCCACAGTTGATCCCTTTTATCCAAGGGCACTCGTATTCCGTCTTGGGTGCAAGTATAGGGAATGTAGCATGAGCGAGTTTTCCTTGAGAATGGGAATTTATCAGCAATAGGAAACTCAGCTACCTGCTTTTGAGCTTTTTATGAGAACGGCA is a window of Lactuca sativa cultivar Salinas chromosome 1, Lsat_Salinas_v11, whole genome shotgun sequence DNA encoding:
- the LOC111915926 gene encoding uncharacterized protein LOC111915926 — its product is MMKEQHTMMIDQQASLRNHQTSIHNLEVQLGQLTTFVSNKLSSQFPEKNAQSYVMMIDTEEEAIFEFLEAIKEEPNPSRPKSKKSKLENKIVVETPDSRREPSMLTMLARSEQKNSKSILAYRPPLPFPSRAHLSLLEREHLEFIQKIKGIPINTPFIDSLSKIIEYTKFLQDLIDNRQQLKKKSKVILSEQSSRAKTKATNMTIHMANRSVTHSRGIVEDILVKIGKFVFPVDFMIMDIKEDVNVQIILARPLLNTTRALVDVRESKLTLRVGDDEETFGIQDGFQGEDVKGEVFNMDEDNDLEELENLMEEEIKTIHQVKRTKPRASVPFFVEVITHTKPTTLMSEESDELSIDEDEATSKDTSSLVKKEKIPRELNKSEEKLETKGIKRKLDGDETKAKKENSKKAYIRCVQAYKRQWKEYKI